From Lujinxingia vulgaris, a single genomic window includes:
- a CDS encoding GNAT family N-acetyltransferase, which yields MNLIFSATRSPATLTDAEHGIVVSRIDFRTEGDTFFLDYLWTNPEFRGQGHARTMIDHFADVVAERGGRITPICGVARAMLQSDARYADLLQPSLRPR from the coding sequence ATGAACCTGATCTTTAGCGCCACCCGGAGCCCAGCCACCCTCACCGATGCAGAGCACGGGATCGTCGTCTCGCGCATCGACTTTCGCACCGAGGGCGACACCTTTTTTCTCGACTACCTCTGGACCAACCCGGAGTTTCGGGGGCAAGGACACGCCCGCACCATGATCGATCACTTCGCCGACGTTGTGGCCGAGAGGGGAGGGCGCATCACCCCCATCTGCGGAGTGGCCCGGGCGATGCTGCAGAGCGACGCGCGCTACGCCGATCTCCTTCAGCCGAGCCTGCGCCCCCGCTAA
- a CDS encoding ABC-F family ATP-binding cassette domain-containing protein: MNLLNVRNLSMSFGARALYRDVSFGLDAGERVAVVGPNGCGKSTLLKLIAGELNSDQGDITLRGGTRVGYLAQEVAFGPQTTCRQVVARAMAPTRQAIEDFNAVSTQLAEPMDSAQMAELLERQAELQHHIELIGGWDWEHRVEEMLDRLGLSALIDVPMRLLSGGQRRRVGLARALLDDAELLLLDEPTNHLDAEAVEWLEGWLQARQGALMLITHDRYFLEQVAGRILEIDHDGFYDYPGSFKTYMERRLHRMEVRERTEEKRQKELEREREWLDGSAKSTARRARWRVEEIEEAGRQEPVYQRRQIEIEIPPPGPFSDQILVAAGIWKSFDSARREGSEAVALFESAHLSLRPGDRVGIVGPNGCGKSTLLEMLVGNLRPDAGRVEHGEQTEIAYLRQDASGGPPEATVLEAMGVSDYVWLGNQRLHKRDYLARFLFDKHLQRAKVRTLSGGQRRRLALAKVIAQNANVLILDEPTNDLDMMALHALEEALSGFEGCVVMVSHDRYFLNATCTAIAAVEDHTLQRYEGDYDAYRARRPARSPAKTSAVGGAANATANAKVRRKEEAQKTRTSKPERVGLSFKERQRLEELEGELEKLEEKKGGIEAQLSDPALYASRSAEVGPLNRELQALSESIKRLWAEWSALEEKR; this comes from the coding sequence ATGAACCTCTTAAACGTTCGAAATTTAAGCATGAGCTTCGGTGCCAGGGCGCTCTACCGGGATGTGAGCTTCGGGCTCGACGCCGGAGAGCGGGTGGCGGTGGTTGGCCCCAACGGTTGCGGCAAATCTACGCTGCTGAAGCTGATCGCCGGGGAGCTCAACTCCGACCAGGGCGACATCACGCTGCGGGGCGGCACGCGTGTGGGCTACCTCGCGCAGGAGGTCGCGTTCGGGCCGCAGACCACCTGCCGGCAGGTCGTGGCGCGGGCGATGGCGCCGACGCGCCAGGCGATTGAAGACTTCAACGCGGTGAGCACACAACTCGCCGAGCCGATGGACAGCGCGCAGATGGCGGAGCTGCTGGAGCGCCAGGCCGAGCTTCAACACCATATTGAGCTTATCGGAGGCTGGGACTGGGAGCATCGCGTCGAAGAGATGCTCGATCGCCTGGGCCTCTCGGCGCTGATCGATGTTCCGATGCGTCTGCTCTCCGGCGGCCAGCGCCGGCGCGTGGGGCTTGCGCGCGCGCTGCTCGACGATGCGGAGCTTTTGTTGCTCGACGAGCCGACTAACCACCTCGACGCCGAGGCCGTGGAGTGGCTTGAGGGATGGCTTCAGGCTCGCCAGGGCGCGCTGATGCTGATCACGCACGACCGCTACTTTCTGGAACAGGTCGCCGGACGCATCCTCGAGATCGACCACGACGGCTTCTACGATTACCCGGGCAGCTTCAAAACCTATATGGAGCGGCGGCTGCATCGCATGGAGGTGCGGGAGCGCACCGAAGAAAAACGTCAGAAAGAGCTGGAGCGCGAGCGCGAGTGGCTCGACGGAAGCGCGAAATCGACGGCGCGGCGAGCGCGGTGGCGGGTGGAGGAGATCGAGGAGGCGGGGCGGCAGGAGCCTGTGTACCAGCGGCGCCAGATCGAGATTGAGATCCCGCCGCCGGGCCCCTTTAGCGATCAAATTCTGGTGGCGGCGGGCATCTGGAAGTCCTTTGATAGCGCGCGGCGCGAGGGCAGCGAGGCGGTGGCGCTCTTTGAATCGGCGCATCTGAGCCTTCGCCCCGGAGACAGGGTGGGGATCGTGGGGCCCAACGGCTGCGGCAAGTCCACGCTCCTGGAGATGCTCGTAGGAAACCTGCGTCCCGACGCGGGGCGAGTGGAGCACGGGGAGCAGACCGAGATCGCTTATCTTCGGCAGGACGCCAGCGGCGGGCCTCCCGAGGCCACCGTGTTGGAGGCGATGGGGGTGAGCGACTATGTGTGGCTGGGCAACCAGCGCCTGCATAAACGCGACTACCTGGCGCGCTTTCTCTTCGACAAACACCTGCAGCGCGCAAAGGTGCGCACCCTCTCCGGGGGGCAGCGTCGACGCCTGGCGCTGGCGAAGGTCATCGCGCAGAACGCCAACGTGCTCATCCTCGATGAGCCCACCAACGACCTCGATATGATGGCGCTGCATGCGCTGGAAGAGGCGCTCTCCGGCTTTGAAGGGTGCGTGGTGATGGTGAGCCACGACCGCTACTTCCTCAACGCGACGTGTACGGCGATCGCGGCCGTCGAAGATCACACTCTGCAACGTTATGAGGGCGATTACGACGCGTACCGCGCGCGGCGGCCGGCGCGCTCCCCGGCGAAAACCTCGGCGGTGGGCGGGGCGGCCAACGCGACCGCGAACGCTAAGGTGCGGCGTAAGGAAGAGGCTCAGAAGACGCGCACGTCAAAGCCGGAGCGCGTGGGGTTGAGCTTTAAAGAGCGTCAACGCCTTGAGGAGCTTGAAGGCGAGCTGGAGAAGCTCGAGGAGAAGAAGGGGGGTATCGAAGCGCAGCTGAGTGATCCGGCGCTTTATGCCAGCCGGAGCGCGGAGGTGGGGCCGCTTAACCGAGAGTTGCAAGCCTTAAGTGAGTCCATCAAGCGATTGTGGGCAGAGTGGAGCGCGCTGGAAGAGAAGCGCTGA
- a CDS encoding IPT/TIG domain-containing protein, producing MRFRLVLLSVLLSVAVACGDEGVASNVNPDVDAGEPDADVGEVLPDDADGDGLTDAEEAALGTDPNNPDTDGDGVTDGGEVSQGTNPLNVDSDHDGLNDGEEMAAGTDPLNPDTDGDGLNDGDEVDDGTDPLKKDTDGDGLNDDQEKAEGTDPLDDDSDDDGLSDGDEIMLGTDPLDEDTDDDGLLDGEDPNPLIPFSDPNVDTDGDGLTDAEELDLGTNPNEVDTDGDGISDYDEVQLGTDPTNADTDGDGIPDGEDPFPLEPAADNDADGDGISDDLDPDPNNADTDGDGLFDGEEDENLNGEVDPGETYPTNPDSDGDGLSDGEEVVPGNDGFVTDPLSNDTDNDGILDSVDPDPTDPNVPGEGGPADRDGDGVADDVDPDPDNPDTDGDGLLDGQEDTNGNGVVDEGETDPTNPDSDGDGLDDFEESIPGEDGAVTDPNNSDSDGDGILDSVDDEPTVPGSEADSAADRDGDGVPNAIDNDPDNPDSDNDGLLDGQEDKNGNGIVDPGETDPFSGDTDNDRLSDGLEVKVSDTDPNDPDTDNDGLRDGDEDANANGIVDAGETDPLNPDTDGDDLNDGLESAYGTDPLDPDSDGDGLNDGVEVAIGTDPLLADTDGDTMTDSQERAAGTDPLVRDAFDDPDGDGLRNIDEVAIGTRADNADTDDDGVLDGVDPDPLDPFVPGPTIGDSDGDGLPDAVDPDPNNPDADGDGLLDGQEDRNANGVIDAGETDPMDADTDNDGLNDGLEDLNGSGEVDADETDPLTPDTDGDGYYDGVDNHPLDPTLPLPGELDSDFDGVPDSVDGDPDNADADGDGLLDGQEDRNGNGIVDQGETDPNDADTDDDGIDDGTEDRNANGIADGTETDALNPDTDGDGILDGVDSHPLNPDLPVSDADSDGDGVPDIFDAFPNNADADNDGLLDGQEDRNGDGIVDPNETSPIIADTDSDGLVDGQEDRNSNGRVDAGETDPLDNDTDGDGILDGVDPEPLIADTNPTGDLDGDGLPNAVDPDPNNPDTDEDGLLDGQEDKNANGIVDAGETDPTNADTDGDGLSDGYEDRNLNGVFDSGETDPLNADTDGDGIPDGEDALPAAPEYSRDTDGDGTPDELDSDDDGDGLSDVEETTAGSDGVITNPLNPDTDGDGVNDREDLRPLNPDADGDGLRDGEEDINGNGVVDAGETDPLDPDTDGDGINDGDELDQGTDPLTRTLTATGLQPNYGSESGGTAFVLEGSGFVPGTTVSIGGTPATGIAILSPTRIEGRSPAGSVGSADVTVTDTDGESVTIANGFSYVVSSTIVTDTTIDAGDETFEDACLVIDAPITVTINGTHHFECLQLKDGAVLTHDEDSFLDISVDTIFSIDAASALDVSAKGILGAVEGSGERGTYGGGSHGGLGGRSSNEVNGNIQSPSTPGSGGYGSRRGGGVARITVGPSGYTRIDGALRADGQPYSSNTYGGGAGGSIYLSTPQLRGDGVISANGGQGGSSGGGGGGGRIALVNLAVGGLHDSFAGESVVDAVQSCGGTGNEVGGAGTIFVRNTDQENGDLIVNNCGNIATTPLLALGDSVINALDGQSISDFSLNVPADWYVGSYIKPNVAENATETLSDDTALAIVSHDATSFILDGDPTTAATVSDSYRGMHIFDNLQVIGGAQLTSPGDILVLEGDRFSGDTSTFETSGAVSANFLDLPGVTRMGLTGQFGHWSTPDGVARIDWVDVEAAQGTMESLRFNDIARVANSTVTITNIDGPGDLSAEGSTLSASLITVDYVDVLSSSVLTHTTESEDGLAIMGASGIFVDASSSIDVSERGYTGRPGFLNDSVGTYDGGTHAGLGGRSNGSSQVYGDYSAPRHLGGGGYGSRRGGGAVWIEMAPGGVIDLDGTIASNGARYSSNTYGGGAGGSIYINTNSLRGAGAIEANGGQGGSSGGGGSGGRIAVEGFTPANLTGNFAPELIDTTLTAYGGGSGNENGGAGTVWLRSQAQNYGDMIVDNNDAIRPTPLLVIPTGTVDTITTSSIEDTALDMPADLYRGVRINPNVAQNATDTLSDDQLLRVTGNSRSTLELSGDPSALSAENRVFSTVYVFDNLEVRGGAQLEAPGAEILVRQGDIHSGDTSTMRLSGAINADFTELAGVNRLIYEGGFGTVVGGETISVVDTVNTVAATGTIEKLWAGSVVRIANSTISGEEVRSDNNIRIIGASQARFERVDLPGLLELRDNAMLRHPAGNEEGLSIYSPAQVSIAANAAIELSGLAPNQVQPNTGSVGTYAGASHGGLGGRTSNSAYGSYIWPTTFGSSGYGSNRGGGKLHLTMAPGGELTLHGRISADGNPGSSSNQGGGSGGSILIETATLSGSGVITARGGLGRTSGGSGGGGRIALHGMDAGGLQGSFAGTTIFDHVLAQGGGGTYVAGAGTIFLKGVNNTYGNLIIDNKTLPGVTPMVDVTTATVDEVFADGLASLSLSMAPDFFAGQSIRPIASQANDGDLRDDLVLTITGHNATDFWFDVAPLGGSLLSSFVAEGDTLRAAHTFDSLEVRGGARFETTGDVLVYQGDYASEDDVTFVLPINALINANIVDFNTATLLESGTINATVYTR from the coding sequence ATGAGATTTCGTCTCGTCTTGCTTTCTGTGCTTCTCTCCGTCGCCGTGGCCTGCGGTGATGAAGGGGTGGCATCCAACGTCAACCCGGATGTCGACGCCGGCGAGCCCGACGCCGATGTTGGAGAGGTGCTCCCCGATGACGCCGACGGCGACGGCCTCACCGATGCCGAAGAAGCAGCGCTCGGGACTGACCCCAACAACCCGGACACTGATGGCGACGGGGTCACCGATGGTGGTGAAGTCAGCCAGGGCACCAATCCGCTCAACGTCGACAGCGATCACGACGGGCTTAATGATGGCGAGGAGATGGCGGCGGGCACCGACCCGCTGAACCCGGATACCGATGGGGACGGGCTCAACGACGGTGACGAGGTCGATGACGGGACCGACCCGCTTAAGAAAGACACCGACGGCGACGGGCTCAACGACGATCAGGAGAAGGCCGAAGGCACCGACCCGCTCGATGACGACAGCGACGACGACGGGCTCTCCGACGGCGACGAGATCATGCTGGGGACCGATCCTCTGGATGAGGACACCGACGACGACGGGCTGCTCGACGGCGAAGATCCCAACCCCCTGATTCCCTTCAGCGACCCGAACGTGGACACCGACGGTGACGGACTCACCGACGCCGAGGAGCTCGATCTGGGTACCAACCCCAACGAGGTCGATACCGACGGCGACGGGATCAGCGACTACGACGAAGTCCAGCTGGGGACCGACCCGACCAATGCCGACACCGACGGCGACGGCATCCCCGATGGCGAAGATCCTTTCCCGCTTGAGCCGGCCGCCGACAATGATGCCGATGGCGACGGCATCTCCGACGACCTCGATCCCGATCCCAACAACGCTGACACCGACGGCGACGGGCTCTTTGATGGGGAGGAAGACGAGAACCTCAATGGCGAAGTTGACCCCGGTGAGACCTATCCGACCAACCCGGATAGCGACGGCGATGGCTTGAGTGATGGGGAAGAGGTTGTCCCCGGCAACGACGGTTTTGTCACCGATCCGCTGAGCAACGACACCGACAACGACGGCATCCTGGACAGCGTCGACCCCGATCCCACCGATCCCAACGTGCCCGGTGAAGGCGGCCCGGCGGATCGCGACGGCGACGGTGTCGCGGACGATGTGGATCCCGATCCGGACAACCCCGACACCGACGGCGACGGGCTGCTCGACGGTCAGGAAGACACAAACGGCAACGGCGTCGTCGACGAGGGTGAGACCGACCCGACCAACCCGGATAGCGACGGCGACGGCCTTGACGACTTCGAGGAGAGCATCCCGGGTGAAGATGGCGCGGTGACCGACCCGAACAACTCGGACAGCGACGGCGACGGGATTCTCGACAGCGTTGACGATGAGCCGACCGTGCCCGGAAGCGAAGCCGATAGCGCGGCTGACCGCGACGGCGACGGCGTGCCCAACGCCATCGACAACGATCCGGACAACCCGGACAGCGATAACGACGGGCTGCTCGACGGCCAGGAAGACAAAAACGGTAACGGCATCGTCGATCCTGGCGAGACCGACCCCTTCAGCGGTGATACCGACAACGACCGTCTCTCCGATGGTCTTGAGGTCAAGGTCTCGGATACCGATCCCAACGATCCGGACACCGATAACGACGGGCTGCGCGACGGCGACGAGGACGCTAACGCCAACGGCATCGTCGATGCGGGTGAGACCGACCCGCTCAATCCGGATACCGATGGCGACGACCTGAACGACGGGCTGGAGTCGGCCTACGGCACCGATCCGCTCGATCCGGACAGCGACGGCGACGGGCTTAACGACGGTGTTGAGGTTGCCATCGGCACCGATCCGCTGCTGGCCGACACCGACGGCGACACGATGACCGACAGTCAGGAGCGCGCGGCGGGAACCGACCCGCTGGTCCGCGACGCTTTTGACGATCCGGACGGTGACGGTCTGCGCAACATCGACGAAGTCGCCATCGGTACCCGCGCCGACAACGCGGACACCGACGACGACGGCGTGCTCGATGGCGTTGATCCCGACCCGCTCGATCCCTTCGTCCCGGGCCCGACCATCGGTGATAGCGATGGGGATGGGCTGCCCGACGCGGTCGATCCCGATCCGAACAACCCCGACGCCGACGGCGACGGGCTGCTCGACGGCCAGGAAGATCGTAACGCCAACGGCGTCATCGATGCCGGTGAGACCGATCCGATGGATGCGGACACCGACAACGACGGGCTTAACGACGGACTGGAAGACCTCAACGGCAGCGGCGAAGTCGACGCCGATGAGACCGACCCGCTCACCCCCGACACCGACGGTGACGGGTATTACGACGGTGTCGACAACCACCCTCTGGACCCGACGCTGCCGCTTCCGGGCGAGCTCGACAGCGACTTTGATGGTGTCCCTGACAGCGTGGACGGCGATCCCGACAACGCTGACGCCGATGGCGACGGGCTGCTCGATGGCCAGGAAGATCGCAACGGTAACGGCATCGTCGATCAGGGTGAAACCGACCCCAACGATGCGGACACCGACGACGACGGCATCGATGACGGCACGGAGGACCGCAACGCCAACGGCATCGCCGACGGCACCGAGACCGATGCGCTTAACCCGGACACCGACGGCGACGGCATCCTCGACGGTGTGGACAGTCACCCGCTGAACCCGGATCTTCCGGTAAGCGATGCGGACAGCGACGGCGACGGGGTGCCTGATATCTTTGACGCCTTCCCGAACAACGCTGACGCCGACAACGACGGGCTGCTCGACGGCCAGGAAGATCGCAATGGCGACGGCATCGTTGACCCGAATGAGACCTCTCCGATCATTGCCGACACGGACAGCGACGGCCTGGTCGACGGTCAGGAAGACCGCAACTCCAACGGACGCGTCGACGCTGGCGAGACCGATCCTCTGGATAACGACACCGACGGTGACGGTATCCTCGACGGCGTCGATCCCGAGCCTCTTATCGCCGACACCAACCCCACCGGCGACCTCGATGGCGACGGGCTTCCCAACGCGGTCGACCCCGATCCGAATAACCCGGACACCGACGAAGACGGCCTGCTCGACGGGCAGGAAGACAAGAACGCCAACGGCATCGTCGACGCTGGCGAGACCGATCCGACCAATGCGGACACCGACGGCGACGGCTTGAGCGACGGCTACGAAGACCGCAACTTGAACGGCGTCTTTGATTCCGGTGAGACCGACCCGCTCAACGCGGACACCGACGGCGACGGTATCCCCGACGGCGAAGACGCCCTGCCCGCTGCCCCGGAGTACAGCCGCGACACCGACGGCGACGGCACGCCAGACGAGCTCGACTCTGACGATGACGGCGACGGCCTCAGCGACGTTGAAGAGACGACCGCCGGCAGCGACGGCGTCATCACCAACCCGCTCAACCCGGATACCGACGGCGACGGCGTCAATGACCGTGAAGATCTGCGCCCGCTTAACCCGGACGCCGATGGCGACGGCCTGCGCGATGGCGAAGAAGACATCAACGGCAACGGTGTTGTCGACGCCGGTGAGACCGATCCTCTGGATCCGGACACCGACGGCGACGGCATCAACGACGGCGACGAGCTCGACCAGGGCACCGACCCGCTCACCCGCACGCTGACGGCCACCGGCCTTCAGCCCAACTACGGTAGCGAGAGCGGTGGCACGGCCTTCGTGCTCGAAGGCTCGGGCTTTGTCCCCGGCACCACCGTGAGCATTGGCGGCACGCCGGCCACCGGCATTGCGATCCTCTCACCGACCCGCATCGAAGGCCGTAGCCCGGCCGGAAGTGTGGGCTCGGCGGACGTGACCGTGACCGACACCGATGGCGAGTCGGTGACGATTGCCAACGGCTTCTCCTATGTCGTCTCCTCGACCATCGTGACCGACACGACCATCGACGCCGGCGACGAGACCTTTGAGGACGCCTGCCTGGTCATCGACGCTCCCATCACCGTGACCATCAACGGCACCCACCACTTCGAGTGCCTCCAGCTCAAAGACGGCGCGGTTCTGACGCACGACGAGGACAGCTTCCTCGACATCAGCGTCGACACCATCTTCAGCATCGACGCGGCGAGTGCCCTGGACGTCTCCGCCAAGGGCATCCTGGGTGCGGTGGAGGGCTCTGGCGAGCGCGGCACCTACGGGGGCGGCTCCCACGGTGGTCTGGGCGGTCGCAGCTCGAATGAGGTCAACGGCAACATCCAGTCGCCTTCGACACCCGGCTCCGGTGGCTACGGCAGCCGGCGCGGTGGCGGCGTGGCGCGCATCACCGTGGGTCCCTCCGGTTACACCCGCATTGACGGCGCGCTTCGTGCCGATGGCCAGCCCTACAGCAGCAACACCTACGGTGGCGGCGCCGGCGGCTCGATCTACCTCTCCACCCCTCAGCTGCGCGGTGACGGTGTCATCAGCGCCAACGGCGGTCAGGGCGGAAGCTCTGGCGGCGGTGGCGGTGGCGGCCGCATCGCGCTTGTGAACCTCGCGGTCGGTGGCCTCCACGATAGCTTTGCTGGCGAGTCGGTTGTCGACGCGGTGCAGTCCTGTGGCGGCACCGGCAACGAGGTCGGCGGCGCGGGCACGATCTTTGTGCGCAACACCGACCAGGAGAACGGTGACCTTATCGTCAACAACTGTGGCAACATCGCCACCACGCCGCTGCTTGCCCTAGGCGACAGCGTCATCAACGCCCTCGACGGACAGTCGATCAGCGACTTCAGCCTGAATGTTCCGGCCGACTGGTACGTGGGCAGCTACATCAAGCCCAACGTCGCCGAGAACGCCACCGAAACGCTCAGCGACGATACGGCCCTGGCGATTGTGAGCCACGACGCCACGAGCTTCATCCTCGACGGCGATCCGACGACGGCGGCGACGGTCAGCGACAGCTACCGGGGCATGCACATCTTCGATAACCTCCAGGTCATCGGCGGCGCGCAGCTCACAAGCCCCGGCGACATCCTGGTGCTCGAAGGTGACCGCTTCAGCGGCGACACCTCGACCTTTGAGACCTCCGGTGCGGTCAGCGCCAACTTCCTCGACCTGCCGGGCGTCACGCGTATGGGCCTGACCGGCCAGTTTGGCCACTGGTCAACGCCCGATGGCGTGGCGCGTATCGACTGGGTCGATGTGGAAGCAGCCCAGGGCACCATGGAGTCGCTTCGTTTCAACGACATCGCGCGCGTGGCCAACAGCACCGTGACCATCACGAACATCGATGGCCCGGGTGATCTGAGCGCCGAGGGAAGCACCCTGAGCGCCAGCCTCATCACCGTAGACTACGTCGATGTGCTCTCCTCCAGCGTGCTCACGCACACCACGGAAAGCGAAGACGGTCTCGCCATCATGGGCGCCTCGGGCATCTTTGTGGACGCGAGCTCCAGCATTGATGTGAGCGAGCGCGGCTACACCGGTCGCCCGGGCTTCCTGAACGACAGCGTGGGGACCTACGACGGCGGCACGCACGCCGGCCTGGGTGGTCGGTCTAACGGCTCAAGCCAGGTCTATGGCGACTACAGCGCGCCGAGGCATCTCGGTGGTGGCGGCTACGGCAGCCGTCGCGGCGGCGGTGCCGTGTGGATTGAGATGGCCCCCGGCGGGGTGATCGACCTCGACGGGACCATCGCGAGCAACGGCGCCCGCTACTCCAGCAATACCTACGGCGGCGGCGCCGGCGGCAGCATCTACATCAACACCAACAGCCTGCGCGGCGCCGGTGCCATCGAGGCCAATGGTGGCCAGGGTGGCTCCTCGGGCGGTGGCGGCAGCGGCGGACGCATCGCCGTCGAAGGCTTCACCCCCGCCAATCTCACCGGCAACTTCGCCCCTGAGCTCATCGACACCACCCTCACCGCGTATGGCGGCGGCAGTGGCAACGAGAACGGTGGTGCGGGCACCGTGTGGCTGCGCTCCCAGGCGCAGAACTACGGCGACATGATTGTCGACAACAACGACGCGATTCGACCCACGCCTCTGCTGGTGATTCCCACGGGCACCGTCGACACCATCACCACCTCGAGCATCGAAGACACCGCGCTGGACATGCCCGCCGACCTCTACCGCGGCGTGCGCATCAATCCCAACGTGGCTCAGAACGCCACCGATACGCTCAGCGATGATCAGCTCTTGCGGGTGACCGGCAATAGCCGATCCACGCTTGAACTCAGCGGTGACCCAAGCGCACTCAGCGCCGAGAACCGGGTGTTCAGCACGGTCTATGTCTTCGATAACCTGGAAGTTCGCGGTGGCGCACAGTTGGAGGCTCCGGGGGCTGAAATTCTCGTGCGCCAGGGTGATATCCACAGCGGTGACACCTCCACCATGCGTCTCTCCGGGGCGATCAACGCCGACTTCACCGAGCTCGCTGGCGTCAACCGCCTGATCTACGAGGGCGGCTTCGGCACGGTCGTGGGCGGAGAGACCATCTCGGTGGTCGACACAGTGAACACCGTCGCCGCGACCGGCACCATTGAGAAGCTCTGGGCTGGCTCGGTGGTGCGCATCGCCAACAGCACCATCAGCGGTGAGGAAGTTCGCAGCGACAACAACATCCGCATCATTGGCGCCTCGCAGGCCCGCTTTGAGAGGGTGGACCTCCCGGGCCTTCTGGAGCTGCGCGACAACGCCATGCTCAGGCACCCCGCCGGCAACGAAGAAGGCCTGAGCATCTACTCCCCGGCGCAGGTCAGCATCGCGGCCAACGCCGCAATCGAGCTCAGCGGCCTGGCTCCTAACCAGGTTCAGCCCAACACCGGATCGGTGGGCACCTACGCCGGTGCGTCTCACGGTGGCCTCGGCGGTCGAACCAGCAACAGCGCCTATGGCTCGTACATCTGGCCGACGACCTTCGGCAGCTCCGGCTACGGCAGCAACCGAGGCGGCGGAAAGCTCCACCTGACCATGGCCCCCGGCGGCGAGCTCACGCTCCACGGTCGTATCAGCGCCGACGGAAACCCGGGCTCAAGCTCCAACCAGGGCGGCGGCTCCGGTGGCTCCATCCTCATTGAGACGGCTACGCTCTCCGGTAGCGGCGTGATCACCGCACGCGGTGGTCTGGGCCGTACCAGCGGTGGGTCGGGCGGAGGCGGTCGCATCGCCCTCCACGGCATGGACGCAGGTGGCCTGCAGGGCAGCTTTGCCGGCACCACCATCTTCGACCATGTGCTCGCTCAGGGCGGCGGTGGCACCTACGTGGCCGGCGCAGGCACGATCTTCCTCAAGGGCGTCAACAACACCTACGGGAATCTGATCATCGACAACAAGACGCTCCCCGGAGTGACCCCGATGGTCGATGTCACCACGGCCACCGTCGACGAGGTCTTCGCCGATGGTCTGGCCAGCCTGAGCCTCTCGATGGCCCCGGACTTCTTCGCCGGTCAGAGCATCCGTCCCATCGCCTCCCAGGCCAACGACGGCGATCTTCGCGATGACCTCGTCCTGACCATCACCGGTCACAACGCCACGGACTTCTGGTTCGACGTGGCGCCCCTGGGCGGAAGTTTGCTCTCCAGCTTCGTGGCCGAGGGCGACACGCTGCGCGCCGCACACACCTTCGACAGCCTGGAGGTCCGCGGGGGCGCTCGCTTCGAGACCACCGGCGACGTGCTGGTCTACCAGGGCGATTACGCCAGCGAAGACGACGTAACCTTCGTGCTGCCGATCAACGCATTGATCAACGCGAACATCGTGGACTTCAACACCGCCACGCTGCTTGAGAGCGGCACGATCAACGCGACGGTCTACACCCGCTAA